The following are from one region of the Polaribacter marinaquae genome:
- a CDS encoding 3-hydroxyacyl-CoA dehydrogenase/enoyl-CoA hydratase family protein yields MTRRIKKVAIIGSGIMGSGIACHFANIGVEVLLLDIVPRELTDKEKAKGLTLEDKVVRNRLVNDALTASLKSKPSPIYNQKFANRITTGNLEDDIAKVADVDWIMEVVVERLDIKKIVFEKLEKYRTPGTIISSNTSGIPIKFMNEGRSEDFQKHFAVTHFFNPPRYLKLFEVVPGPDCKQEVTDFLMMYGEKFLGKTSVLAKDTPAFIGNRIGIFGIQSLFHQVKELGLTVEEVDKLTGPVIGRPKSATFRTVDVVGLDTLVHVANGIYENCPNDEAHELFKLPDFINTMMENKWLGSKTGQGFYKKAVVDGKKEILTLDLDTMEYRSKKRAKFATLELTKTIDKPIDRFKILVGGKDKAGEFYRKNFAAMFAYVQNRIPEISDELYKIDDAMKAGFGWENGPFEIWDAVGIEKGIELMKAEGHEPAAWVTEMLAAGSKSFYSVKEGATYFYDVASKAQTKKPGQESFIILDNIRKSNQVFKNSGVVIEDIGDGILNIEFQSKMNTIGGDVLAGINKGIDLAEKDFQGLVVGNQASNFSVGANIGMIFMMAVEQEYDELNYAIKYFQDTMMRMRYSSIPTISAPHGMALGGGCEISLHADKVVAAAETYMGLVEFGVGVIPGGGGSKEMALRASDSFSKGDVELNVLQENFLTIGMAKVSTSAHEAFDLGLLQKGKDVVVVNKDRQIATAKAHAKLMAESGYTQPATRKDVKVLGKQALGMFLVGTDSMEHSNYISQHDMKIANKLAYVMAGGDLSEPTLVTEQYLLDLEREAFLSLCTERKTLERIQAMLKTGKPLRN; encoded by the coding sequence ATGACTAGAAGAATTAAAAAAGTAGCAATTATTGGTTCCGGAATTATGGGAAGCGGTATTGCTTGTCATTTTGCTAATATTGGTGTAGAAGTTCTTTTATTGGACATTGTTCCAAGAGAATTAACCGATAAAGAAAAAGCAAAAGGACTGACATTAGAAGACAAAGTTGTTAGAAACCGATTGGTTAATGATGCATTAACAGCATCTTTAAAATCAAAACCGTCTCCGATATACAATCAGAAATTTGCAAACAGAATTACTACAGGTAATTTAGAAGATGATATTGCAAAGGTTGCAGATGTAGATTGGATTATGGAAGTTGTTGTAGAAAGACTAGACATAAAAAAGATAGTTTTCGAAAAATTAGAAAAATACAGAACTCCGGGTACAATAATTTCTTCTAATACTTCTGGTATTCCTATCAAGTTTATGAACGAAGGAAGAAGTGAAGATTTTCAAAAGCATTTTGCAGTAACACACTTTTTTAATCCGCCAAGATATTTAAAACTTTTTGAAGTTGTTCCTGGACCAGATTGTAAACAAGAAGTTACAGATTTCTTAATGATGTATGGTGAGAAGTTTTTAGGTAAAACATCGGTTTTAGCTAAAGATACACCGGCTTTTATTGGTAACAGAATCGGTATTTTCGGAATTCAATCTTTATTTCATCAAGTTAAAGAATTAGGCTTAACAGTAGAAGAAGTAGACAAGTTAACGGGGCCTGTAATTGGTAGGCCTAAATCGGCTACTTTTAGAACTGTAGATGTTGTTGGTTTAGACACTTTAGTTCATGTTGCTAATGGAATTTACGAAAACTGCCCTAATGACGAAGCTCATGAGCTTTTCAAACTTCCTGATTTCATCAATACGATGATGGAAAACAAGTGGTTGGGTAGTAAAACCGGACAAGGTTTCTATAAAAAAGCTGTTGTTGATGGTAAAAAAGAAATCTTAACGCTAGATTTAGATACGATGGAGTATCGTTCTAAAAAAAGAGCAAAATTTGCAACGTTAGAATTAACAAAAACAATAGATAAACCAATCGACAGATTTAAAATCTTAGTTGGTGGTAAAGATAAAGCTGGTGAGTTTTACAGAAAAAACTTTGCAGCAATGTTTGCATACGTTCAAAATAGAATTCCAGAAATTTCTGATGAATTGTATAAAATTGACGATGCAATGAAAGCTGGTTTCGGTTGGGAAAACGGACCTTTCGAAATTTGGGATGCAGTTGGTATAGAAAAAGGTATCGAATTAATGAAAGCTGAAGGACATGAACCTGCTGCATGGGTTACAGAAATGTTAGCTGCTGGTTCTAAATCTTTTTACTCTGTTAAAGAAGGCGCAACTTATTTTTATGATGTTGCTTCTAAAGCTCAAACTAAAAAACCTGGTCAAGAATCATTTATTATTCTAGATAACATCAGAAAATCAAATCAAGTATTTAAAAATTCTGGAGTAGTTATCGAAGATATAGGAGACGGTATTTTAAATATAGAATTCCAGTCTAAAATGAACACAATTGGTGGAGATGTTTTAGCAGGAATTAATAAAGGTATCGACTTAGCTGAAAAAGATTTTCAAGGATTGGTTGTTGGTAACCAAGCGTCGAATTTCTCTGTTGGTGCAAATATTGGTATGATTTTTATGATGGCTGTAGAGCAAGAATATGATGAATTAAATTATGCCATTAAATATTTTCAAGACACAATGATGCGTATGCGTTATTCATCAATTCCAACAATTTCTGCTCCGCATGGAATGGCATTGGGTGGTGGTTGTGAAATCTCTTTACATGCAGATAAAGTTGTTGCAGCAGCAGAAACTTATATGGGATTAGTAGAGTTTGGTGTTGGTGTTATTCCTGGTGGTGGTGGTTCTAAAGAAATGGCTTTAAGAGCTTCAGATTCATTTAGCAAAGGAGATGTAGAGTTAAATGTTTTACAAGAAAACTTTTTAACAATTGGTATGGCTAAAGTATCTACTTCTGCACACGAGGCTTTCGATTTAGGCTTACTTCAAAAAGGTAAAGATGTAGTTGTTGTAAACAAAGACAGACAAATTGCTACTGCCAAAGCACATGCTAAATTAATGGCAGAAAGTGGTTACACGCAACCTGCAACTAGAAAAGATGTTAAAGTGTTAGGTAAACAAGCATTAGGTATGTTTTTAGTAGGAACAGATTCTATGGAACATTCTAATTACATTTCACAACACGATATGAAAATAGCCAATAAGTTAGCTTATGTTATGGCGGGTGGAGATTTATCTGAACCAACATTGGTTACAGAACAGTATTTATTAGACTTAGAGCGTGAAGCATTTTTATCGTTATGTACAGAACGTAAAACGTTAGAAAGAATTCAGGCAATGTTAAAAACTGGTAAACCTTTAAGAAACTAA
- a CDS encoding MarR family winged helix-turn-helix transcriptional regulator: protein MNKNKSIDHQLRATWQAVAKLYNEQALTHNSTMATAFVLLNIDKENGTPSTALGPLMGMEPTSLSRILKNMEDKGAICREKNPDDGRSVIIKLTEYGKEMRKISKGHVIQFNETVINNVTEKDLEGFFNVTSTINKLIADKEIYKEINNKAV from the coding sequence ATGAATAAAAATAAATCAATAGATCATCAATTAAGAGCAACATGGCAAGCCGTTGCAAAATTGTATAACGAACAAGCGTTAACACATAATAGCACAATGGCTACAGCTTTTGTTTTGTTAAATATTGATAAGGAAAACGGAACGCCGTCTACAGCTTTAGGACCGTTAATGGGAATGGAACCAACAAGCCTTTCTAGAATTTTAAAAAACATGGAAGACAAAGGTGCTATTTGCAGAGAAAAAAACCCAGACGATGGTAGAAGCGTAATTATTAAATTAACAGAATACGGTAAAGAAATGCGTAAAATTTCTAAAGGACATGTTATTCAGTTTAATGAAACAGTAATAAATAATGTTACAGAAAAAGACTTAGAAGGTTTTTTTAATGTGACCTCTACCATAAATAAATTAATAGCAGATAAAGAAATTTATAAAGAAATCAACAATAAAGCAGTTTAA
- a CDS encoding ABC transporter permease: MSKLKLIIQREFIAKVRNKSFIIMTFLSPLIMVGMGALVFFLMQKNDEKIKKIVYVDNSEFFSKADFKNTKTIHYLDYTDLGVEETKKKVEEGDFYGALLIPKQDSLEVLAKSIEFYSKESPGMSVMNSLENKIEQKIRNIKLTDFGIDLDKIEASKINTDIKMFNFSGEQSSKLINGLKIGVGAIAGYLLMMFVMIYGTSVMRSVIEEKTSRIIEIIVSSVKPFQLMLGKILGNASAGLLQFFIWGVLLFVILTVVSSIFGVDVVEMQSARVPAEQMDAVKQATEGDKGQMVVQEILKLPILKLFVLFIFYFLGGFMLYSSLFAAVGAAVDNETDTQQFMLPIMLPLILGVYVGFATVMNDPHGSIAVLFSHIPFTAPIVMLMRVPFGVSWYELLISMALLLVTFVFMVWLAAKIYRVGILMYGKKATYKDLYKWLKYKG; encoded by the coding sequence ATGAGCAAGTTAAAGTTAATTATACAAAGAGAGTTTATTGCTAAAGTTCGTAATAAATCATTTATAATTATGACTTTTTTGAGTCCGCTAATTATGGTAGGTATGGGTGCATTAGTCTTTTTTCTGATGCAAAAAAATGATGAAAAAATTAAAAAAATAGTTTATGTAGATAATTCTGAGTTTTTTTCGAAAGCAGATTTTAAAAATACAAAAACGATTCATTATTTAGATTACACAGATTTAGGAGTTGAGGAAACAAAAAAGAAGGTAGAAGAAGGTGATTTTTATGGCGCATTGTTAATTCCTAAACAAGATAGTTTAGAGGTTTTAGCAAAATCAATAGAATTCTACTCTAAAGAATCACCAGGAATGTCTGTTATGAATTCTTTAGAAAATAAGATTGAACAAAAAATCAGAAATATAAAACTAACCGATTTTGGTATCGATTTAGATAAAATAGAAGCATCTAAAATCAATACAGATATTAAAATGTTCAATTTTTCTGGAGAGCAATCATCAAAATTAATTAATGGTTTAAAAATTGGTGTTGGGGCAATTGCAGGTTATTTATTAATGATGTTTGTAATGATTTATGGTACTTCTGTGATGAGAAGTGTTATCGAAGAAAAAACAAGTAGAATTATAGAAATAATTGTGTCATCAGTAAAGCCATTTCAATTAATGTTGGGTAAAATTTTAGGTAATGCATCCGCAGGATTATTACAGTTCTTTATTTGGGGAGTTTTATTATTTGTAATTCTTACGGTTGTTTCTTCAATATTTGGTGTAGATGTTGTAGAAATGCAATCAGCAAGAGTGCCAGCAGAGCAAATGGATGCAGTTAAACAAGCAACTGAGGGTGATAAAGGGCAAATGGTTGTTCAAGAAATACTAAAATTGCCAATTTTAAAGCTATTTGTGTTGTTTATATTTTATTTTTTAGGAGGATTTATGTTGTATAGTTCGTTGTTTGCAGCTGTTGGTGCGGCAGTAGATAACGAAACAGACACGCAACAATTTATGTTGCCGATAATGTTACCATTAATTTTAGGAGTTTATGTTGGGTTTGCCACAGTAATGAATGATCCGCATGGTTCTATTGCTGTCTTGTTTTCTCATATTCCTTTTACAGCGCCAATCGTAATGTTAATGAGAGTTCCTTTTGGGGTTTCTTGGTACGAATTATTAATTTCAATGGCTTTGTTATTAGTTACATTTGTGTTTATGGTTTGGTTAGCAGCAAAAATTTATAGAGTTGGTATTTTAATGTATGGTAAAAAAGCAACTTATAAAGATTTGTATAAGTGGTTAAAATATAAAGGATAA
- a CDS encoding ABC transporter ATP-binding protein has translation MKNLLEINNVVKRYGDYTALNNVSLAIPKGSVYGLLGPNGAGKTSLIRIINQITMADSGSVILDGEKLAPHHTAQIGYLPEERGLYKSMKVGEQALYLAQLKGLSKSEAKKRLKYWFEKFDISAWWNKKIEELSKGMAQKVQFIVTVMHNPKLLIFDEPFSGFDPINAQLIAKEILQLRDEGATIIFSTHRMESVEEMCDEIALIDKSNKILDGKLDDIKRKFRTNTFQVGLNTQNPTEVESILKEHFKVYPSDFKLLNDSLTLNVKIPTGKTANELLSFLTSRGEVQHFVELIPSANDIFIQAINKNN, from the coding sequence ATGAAGAATTTATTAGAAATAAATAACGTAGTTAAAAGATACGGAGATTATACTGCGTTAAATAATGTTTCACTTGCAATTCCTAAAGGAAGTGTTTACGGTTTGTTAGGGCCAAACGGTGCAGGTAAAACGTCTTTAATTAGAATTATAAACCAAATAACAATGGCAGATAGTGGTTCTGTCATTTTAGATGGAGAAAAACTAGCACCACATCATACAGCTCAAATTGGTTATTTGCCAGAAGAACGTGGTTTGTATAAGTCTATGAAGGTTGGCGAGCAAGCTTTGTATTTGGCACAATTAAAAGGTTTGAGTAAATCTGAAGCGAAAAAAAGATTAAAGTATTGGTTCGAAAAATTTGATATTTCTGCTTGGTGGAATAAAAAAATAGAAGAACTTTCTAAAGGAATGGCGCAAAAAGTGCAGTTTATTGTTACTGTAATGCACAATCCTAAATTATTAATTTTTGATGAACCTTTTTCTGGTTTTGATCCTATTAATGCGCAATTAATTGCTAAAGAGATTTTACAATTAAGAGATGAAGGTGCTACAATAATTTTTTCGACTCATAGAATGGAGTCGGTAGAAGAAATGTGTGATGAAATTGCTTTGATAGATAAATCAAACAAAATTTTAGACGGTAAGTTAGATGATATTAAACGTAAGTTTAGAACAAATACATTTCAAGTTGGTTTAAATACTCAAAATCCTACAGAAGTAGAAAGTATTTTAAAAGAACACTTTAAAGTGTATCCATCAGATTTTAAATTATTAAACGACAGTTTAACTTTAAACGTAAAAATACCAACAGGTAAAACGGCAAATGAATTGTTATCATTTTTAACAAGTAGAGGAGAAGTACAACATTTTGTAGAGCTTATTCCGAGCGCAAATGATATTTTTATACAAGCAATAAACAAAAATAATTAA